In Archangium violaceum, the following are encoded in one genomic region:
- a CDS encoding N-acetylmuramidase domain-containing protein — protein sequence MGNHDVTRFTGAATPLTAQGIQSCADKLSVHPAELWAVLQIETQGCGFFADRRPAILFERHVFSRRTHGRYDTQAPDISNPQAGGYSWGAAEYERLERALALDERAALESASWGLGQVMGYHANDLGYGSVEQFVSRMMASEDEQLAAMAAFIQHNGLDKALRDHDWAAFAHGYNGAGYAKNQYDKKLAAAYQHLSTHSLPDLSVREGQLLLTFLGFDPGTVDGAFGAHTKAALNRFQSQHQLPTTSGFDPATLELLRQQLAGPLRSMALPPRQDPVAPTPVPAPALALATRPPSPVVRSTEATALAPAEPAPPEVLAKVDASPLPSRLSEQLGQRLAQPLSKDVQKELASLLTLRDKAAPILGPTAVQSIDLGLTALLSEQPNLAFVRGIRLRVASALADQLYPLRPLPLLRSNSPATQVVLGLGLLLLVSHGAAAFVHQVLTSESTLLFGLPVRMLLLVGLCGAMGSVVSILMRLADLDKPRGASRTSMVMLGFFKPVIGMYSAIFCFTLLKSGLLPLKPANPESEMYLYMAVCFLVGFSERLAQDMFARAEESLVAAAGGERPAPPSPR from the coding sequence ATGGGAAATCACGACGTAACCCGGTTCACCGGAGCAGCCACCCCCCTCACCGCCCAGGGCATCCAGTCCTGCGCCGACAAACTCTCCGTACACCCCGCCGAGCTCTGGGCTGTGCTCCAGATCGAGACCCAGGGCTGTGGCTTCTTCGCGGACCGCCGGCCCGCCATCCTCTTCGAGCGCCACGTCTTCAGCCGTAGGACCCACGGCCGCTACGACACGCAGGCCCCCGACATCAGCAACCCCCAGGCAGGAGGCTATTCCTGGGGGGCCGCCGAGTACGAGCGGCTCGAACGGGCCCTGGCGCTCGACGAGCGGGCCGCGCTCGAGAGCGCCTCGTGGGGTCTCGGCCAGGTGATGGGGTACCACGCCAACGACCTGGGCTACGGCTCCGTCGAGCAGTTCGTCAGCCGGATGATGGCCTCCGAGGACGAGCAGCTCGCGGCCATGGCGGCGTTCATCCAGCACAACGGCCTGGACAAGGCCCTGCGCGACCATGACTGGGCCGCGTTCGCTCACGGCTACAACGGCGCGGGCTACGCGAAGAACCAGTACGACAAGAAGCTGGCGGCGGCCTACCAGCACCTGTCCACCCACTCCTTGCCGGACCTGAGCGTGCGCGAGGGCCAGCTCCTGCTCACGTTCCTGGGCTTCGATCCGGGCACCGTGGATGGCGCCTTCGGAGCGCACACCAAGGCGGCCCTGAACCGGTTCCAGAGCCAGCATCAACTGCCCACCACCTCCGGCTTCGACCCGGCCACCCTCGAGCTGCTGCGGCAGCAGCTCGCCGGTCCGCTGCGGAGCATGGCGCTCCCCCCTCGGCAAGATCCCGTGGCCCCCACGCCGGTCCCCGCGCCAGCCCTCGCGCTGGCCACACGCCCCCCTTCGCCGGTGGTGAGAAGCACCGAGGCCACGGCGCTGGCACCCGCCGAGCCCGCTCCGCCAGAGGTGCTCGCGAAGGTGGACGCCTCGCCGCTTCCCTCACGGCTGTCCGAGCAACTCGGTCAGCGACTCGCTCAGCCGCTCAGCAAGGACGTCCAGAAGGAGCTCGCCAGCCTTTTGACGCTGCGCGACAAGGCCGCACCGATCCTCGGCCCCACGGCCGTCCAGTCCATCGACCTGGGCCTCACGGCGCTGCTGTCGGAGCAGCCCAACCTCGCGTTCGTGCGGGGCATCCGCCTGCGCGTCGCCTCCGCGCTCGCGGACCAGCTCTACCCCCTGCGCCCACTCCCCCTCCTGCGGTCCAACTCGCCCGCCACGCAGGTGGTGCTCGGGCTGGGGCTGCTGCTGCTCGTCTCCCACGGAGCGGCCGCCTTCGTGCATCAGGTGCTGACCAGCGAGAGCACCCTGCTCTTCGGTCTCCCCGTCCGCATGCTGTTGCTGGTGGGACTGTGCGGCGCCATGGGCAGCGTGGTGAGCATCCTCATGCGGCTCGCGGATCTCGACAAGCCGCGAGGCGCCAGCCGCACCTCCATGGTGATGTTGGGTTTCTTCAAGCCCGTCATCGGCATGTACAGCGCGATCTTCTGCTTCACGTTGCTGAAATCAGGGCTGCTGCCCCTCAAACCGGCGAATCCGGAATCGGAGATGTACCTCTACATGGCGGTGTGCTTCCTGGTCGGCTTCAGCGAGCGGCTCGCGCAGGACATGTTCGCCCGCGCGGAGGAGAGCCTCGTCGCGGCCGCCGGC